TGGCCGACCGGATTATTAAGGATTCCGCAGGCTTTCGCAAAAGTTCTGCCTGTCGCCGCTATCATATTAATCGTAGTTTGTTTAGCCGGATTGTTTACGCATAATCTTTACCACCACTGGCATCAGGAAGGGATAGCAGTAAAGGGAAGCGCGAACTATGATCCTATTATAGCAAATAAAGCAGGATATCTGAACGTTCCCTTTTTCACGATCCGTCAGGTAATTTTCTTGGGAGTATATAGCATTTTTGCAGTAGCTCTTGCACGCTTTTCTAATAGGGAAGATATCGAAGGGGGCCTGAAAAACTATAAGAAGAGCTTTAAGTTCTCTGTAATATTCCTGGTCATCTTCGGGTTTACAACGCCAATATGGGCGTTCGATACAATTATGTCGCTGGAGGCTCACTGGTTCTCAACTATGTTTGGATGGTATAATTTTGCTGCCTTATGGGTAAGCGGATTATGTGTAATAACAATAACCACCATTCTTCTGAAGAGATCGGGATATATGTCGTGGATCAACGACAGCCATCTTCATGATCTGGGCAAACTGATTTTCGGCTTCTCTATCTTCTGGACTTACCTGTGGTTTTCGCAGTTTTTGCTTACATGGTATGCGAACATTCCTGAAGAGACAGTTTATTTTTATAAGAGATGGGAAGATAATTATAAGCCATGGTTTTGGCTGAATATCGTTATCAACTTTGTAGCACCCGTTTTAATATTAATGACGAGGGATGCTAAAAGGCGAACTAACACGTTACTGTTTGTTTGTATACTTTTATTGATGGGACACTGGCTTGATTATTACATCATGATCATGCCCGGTACGGTAGAGGAGCATCCGGCTTTCGGCATCACTGAAATTGGAATTGCTATCGGTTTCGCCGGATTATTTAGTTTTCTGATGCTAAGCCAACTTAGCCGGAAGCCTCTTATTCCGAAGCAGCATCCGTTCCTTGAGGAGAGTTTGCACCATTCTATTTAATAGCTTAAGCAGATTTAAAATAACGAATAGTAGAAAGAAATGCGGTTTAATAAATTTTTGAATATCAGGAGCTTTTGCGCAGTACTCATTCTTTACATACTGGTAGGAAGCGCTAATGTATTTGCGCGGCAGACCGGTGGTACGACGGCGGGGGATATGGTTGCAGCGGATACTGCTCAGCAAATAAACTCGGAGACAGGGACAATAGGCGACACTCCTACTGCAGTGAGCGAGTCTGGGACGGATACGGGTACCACACTTGCAACGGCCGACGCAGTTGTAAAGAATACTACTCTTTATAAATCGGTTGCTTTTTATGTTACTCTCTTTTTGCTTCTATGTATATTTATAGGAGTGATCGGTAAAGTGCTCAAGGTATATGAGCTCACCCGGGAGATACAGGGTAAGCGCGAGGGTGTAAACTGGAATAAGGTACAGGCTGCTTTGTTTTTAGTTGCTCTTATTACAGGTTTCTACGGAACTTACTGGACATATGAGACCTGGGGAAATGTGGCATCAGGTGAATCTGCCTCAGAGCATGGTCTGCGAATTGATACCATGATGATGGTTACCATTACGCTAACCACCATTGTTTTCGTGATCACACAGTTCCTGTTGTTTACATTTGCATTTCGCTATAAAGGTTCAGAAAAGAGGAAGGCTTACTTTTATCCTCACAATAATGCGATTGAGCGGCTTTGGACTATCATACCTGCTCTCGTTCTTACAGCCCTTGTTGTATTTGGATTTTTCACATGGAGAAGCATTACCAATCCTCCCGAAGATGAGATGAAGAATGCCTTATCCATAGAGGTTACAGGTGAACAGTTTAAATGGAACGTTCGTTACGCAGGTGACGACAACCAGTTAGGAGTCCGTAATTATAAACTCACTACTCCGATTAACGGCCTGGGAATTGATTTTACCGACAGGAAAAGCTGGGACGATAAACTTGGCGGGGAGATCGTGATCCCGAAAGGCCGGCCCGTGCGTTTTACCATAAACTCGAAAGACATCCTTCATAGTTTTTATATTCCTGAGTTTAGGGTTCAAATGAATGCCGTTCCTGGAATGCCTACTTATTTCCAGTTTACTCCAAGGCTAACCACAGAAGAAATGCGTGAGAAAACGGGAAATGCGGCGTTTGATTTCGTATTGTTATGTAATAAGATCTGCGGTACCGGACATTATAATATGCAATATAAGGTAAGAGTGGTAGACGAAAAGGAGTTTAAAGATTGGTTAGTAAAACAGCCTTTATACTACAACGACGATATAAAAAAGGACATGCAGCAAAAGATGGTTCAGTCTAACGCCGCGTCGGATAATAAGAAAATAGCTTTAAACAATCAGTAAACAGATAGATCGAGAATATGTCAAGTACAGCGATTCATCATACATTAGAACATTCAGGGCATCAGCATGACGACCACGGTCATCATCATCAATCTTTTCTGACGAAGTATATATTCAGCCAGGATCACAAGATGATTGCCAAACAATTCCTGATCACAGGTATTATTATGGCCGTCATAGGGATGCTGTTGTCCATCGTTTTCAGGATTCAGCTCGGCTGGCCTGATCAAAGTTTTCCCTTACTCGAAACCTTCCTGGGCAAATGGGCAGAAGGCGGTCGTATAAAGCCGGATTTCTATCTTGCATTGGTCACTATCCATGGTACAATCATGGTATTTTTCGTGTTGACCGCAGGATTAAGTGGTACATTCAGTAATCTTTTGATCCCTCTGCAAATTGGAGCAAGAGATATGGCTTCGCCTCTGGTGAATATGCTGTCGTACTGGTTCTTCTTTTTAGCGTCCGTTATCATGCTGAGCTCTTTCTTCGTGGAGAGCGGACCTGCCAGTGCAGGCTGGACTATCTATCCTCCGCTATCAGCTTTGCCAAAAGCTATATCAGGATCGGGAACAGGTATGACGCTTTGGTTGATTAGTATGGTGATCTTTATAGCCTCTTCGCTAATGGGATCGCTCAATTATATCAGTACCATCCTGAATATGCGTACTAAGGGGATGGATCTTTGGAAAATGCCTCTTACTATATGGGCTCTGTTTTTGACAGCAGTCCTTGGGGTGCTTTCTTTTCCTGTTCTTGTGGCGGGTGTCGTATTGCTGATTTTCGACAGAAGTGCGGGTACTAGTTTCTATCTGTCAGACCTTGTTATTCAAGGGCAGATCATGCCGCAACAGGGTGGTAGCCCAATCCTTTTCCAGCATTTGTTCTGGTTCCTTGGTCACCCTGAAGTATACATCGTTATTATGCCGGCAATGGGTATAGCCTCTGAGGTTTTATCTGTTAATTCACGTAAACCGATATTTGGCTATCATGCAATGGTTTATTCCCTTATAGGAATAACGGTGCTGTCGTTTATCGTGTGGGGCCACCATATGTTTGTTACCGGGATGAATCCGTTTTTAGGTGGTGTATTCATGATAACCACCCTGATCATTGCAGTTCCTTCTGCGGTTAA
The window above is part of the Arcticibacter tournemirensis genome. Proteins encoded here:
- a CDS encoding quinol:cytochrome C oxidoreductase: MGTHNHHTHNFNQQYEFSGKAKTWSLIAIVIGIAAIVYGFLIDSAENHSERTFANLLLMSYYFTCVCAAGAFFVALQYVAQAGWPTGLLRIPQAFAKVLPVAAIILIVVCLAGLFTHNLYHHWHQEGIAVKGSANYDPIIANKAGYLNVPFFTIRQVIFLGVYSIFAVALARFSNREDIEGGLKNYKKSFKFSVIFLVIFGFTTPIWAFDTIMSLEAHWFSTMFGWYNFAALWVSGLCVITITTILLKRSGYMSWINDSHLHDLGKLIFGFSIFWTYLWFSQFLLTWYANIPEETVYFYKRWEDNYKPWFWLNIVINFVAPVLILMTRDAKRRTNTLLFVCILLLMGHWLDYYIMIMPGTVEEHPAFGITEIGIAIGFAGLFSFLMLSQLSRKPLIPKQHPFLEESLHHSI
- a CDS encoding cytochrome c oxidase subunit II; translated protein: MRFNKFLNIRSFCAVLILYILVGSANVFARQTGGTTAGDMVAADTAQQINSETGTIGDTPTAVSESGTDTGTTLATADAVVKNTTLYKSVAFYVTLFLLLCIFIGVIGKVLKVYELTREIQGKREGVNWNKVQAALFLVALITGFYGTYWTYETWGNVASGESASEHGLRIDTMMMVTITLTTIVFVITQFLLFTFAFRYKGSEKRKAYFYPHNNAIERLWTIIPALVLTALVVFGFFTWRSITNPPEDEMKNALSIEVTGEQFKWNVRYAGDDNQLGVRNYKLTTPINGLGIDFTDRKSWDDKLGGEIVIPKGRPVRFTINSKDILHSFYIPEFRVQMNAVPGMPTYFQFTPRLTTEEMREKTGNAAFDFVLLCNKICGTGHYNMQYKVRVVDEKEFKDWLVKQPLYYNDDIKKDMQQKMVQSNAASDNKKIALNNQ
- a CDS encoding cytochrome c oxidase subunit I, translated to MSSTAIHHTLEHSGHQHDDHGHHHQSFLTKYIFSQDHKMIAKQFLITGIIMAVIGMLLSIVFRIQLGWPDQSFPLLETFLGKWAEGGRIKPDFYLALVTIHGTIMVFFVLTAGLSGTFSNLLIPLQIGARDMASPLVNMLSYWFFFLASVIMLSSFFVESGPASAGWTIYPPLSALPKAISGSGTGMTLWLISMVIFIASSLMGSLNYISTILNMRTKGMDLWKMPLTIWALFLTAVLGVLSFPVLVAGVVLLIFDRSAGTSFYLSDLVIQGQIMPQQGGSPILFQHLFWFLGHPEVYIVIMPAMGIASEVLSVNSRKPIFGYHAMVYSLIGITVLSFIVWGHHMFVTGMNPFLGGVFMITTLIIAVPSAVKTFNWLATLWRGNIRFTPAMMFAIGLVSFFISGGLTGIFLGNASLDINLHDTYFVVAHFHLVMGSAAIFGMLCGVYHWFPKMFGRMMDEKLGYLHFWLTFVGAYLVFFPMHFMGLDGVPRRYYAFTEFEFMKEWLTVNKFVSWAAIIAALGQVAFLWNFFHSIFYGKKATQNPWQANTLEWTTPVENLHGNWPGEIPSVYRWPYDYSKPGHDEDYIMQTTPFSETMSSNLPHDFEGNPEAEKIQVEWQKMQEANRKTEADI